Proteins encoded by one window of Ictidomys tridecemlineatus isolate mIctTri1 chromosome 7, mIctTri1.hap1, whole genome shotgun sequence:
- the LOC101974756 gene encoding intestinal-type alkaline phosphatase 1 has translation MQGALVLLLLLLSLRLQLAHGVIPVEEESPAFWNQKASEALDAAKKLKPIQTSAKNLIMFLGDGMGVPTVTATRILKGQEQGKLGPETPLAMDHFPYMALSKTYNVDRQVPDSAGTATAFLCGVKANYKTIGLSAAARFDQCNTTRGNEVMSVMYRAKQAGKSVGVVTTTTVQHASPAGTYAHTVNRNWYSDADMPASALQEGCQDIAMQLISNMDIDVILGGGRKFMFPKGTPDPEYPSDTTQDGTRRDGRNLVQEWLAKHQGARYVWNREQLIQASQDPAVTHLMGLFEPGHLKYEIYRDPAQDPSLEEMTEVALGLLSRNPRGFYLFVEGGRIDHGHHAGTAFLALTEAVMFDSAIDKAGQLTSDQDTLTLVTADHSHVFSFGGYTLRGSSIFGLAPFKAQDGKSYTSILYGNGPGYVLKSGNRPKVTEVESGARTYKQQAAVPLSSETHGGEDVAVFARGPQAHLVHGVQEQNYIAHVMAFAACLEPYEACGLAPPAGQSSAVGHCPGATIVLQPFWLLLLLRITP, from the exons ATGCAGGGAGCCCTggtgcttctgctgctgctgctgagccTGAGACTACAGCTGGCCCATGGTGTCATCCCAG TGGAAGAGGAGAGTCCAGCCTTCTGGAACCAGAAAGCCTCAGAGGCCCTGGATGCCGCCAAGAAGCTGAAGCCCATTCAGACCTCAGCCAAGAACCTCATTATGTTCCTGGGAGACG GGATGGGCGTGCCCACAGTGACAGCTACCAGGATCCTAAAGGGACAGGAGCAAGGCAAGCTGGGGCCCGAGACACCCCTGGCCATGGACCACTTCCCATATATGGCTCTGTCCAAG ACATACAACGTGGACAGACAGGTGCCAGACAGCGCTGGCACAGCCACAGCCTTCCTGTGTGGGGTCAAGGCCAACTACAAGACCATTGGTTTGAGTGCAGCTGCCCGCTTTGACCAGTGCAACACAACACGAGGCAACGAGGTCATGTCTGTGATGTACCGGGCCAAGCAAGCAG GGAAGTCTGTGGGAGTGGTGACCACCACCACGGTGCAGCATGCCTCGCCAGCTGGCACATATGCACACACGGTGAACCGCAACTGGTACTCAGATGCAGACATGCCAGCCTCGGCGCTGCAGGAGGGCTGCCAGGACATCGCCATGCAGCTCATCTCCAATATGGACATTGAT GTGATCCTCGGAGGGGGCAGAAAGTTCATGTTTCCCAAGGGCACCCCAGACCCTGAGTACCCAAGTGACACCACCCAGGATGGAACCAGGCGGGATGGACGCAACCTGGTGCAGGAGTGGCTGGCAAAGCACCAG GGGGCTCGGTATGTGTGGAACCGCGAGCAGCTCATTCAGGCGTCCCAGGACCCAGCAGTGACGCACCTCATGG GCCTCTTCGAACCTGGACACTTAAAATACGAAATCTACCGGGATCCAGCGCAGGACCCCTCCCTGGAGGAGATGacagaggtggccctgggcctgctgAGCAGGAACCCCCGCGGCTTCTACCTCTTCGTGGAAG GGGGCCGCATCGACCACGGGCACCACGCGGGAACCGCTTTCCTGGCCCTGACCGAGGCGGTCATGTTCGACTCTGCCATCGACAAGGCCGGCCAGCTCACCAGCGACCAGGACACGCTGACCCTCGTCACCGCCGACCACTCGCACGTCTTCTCCTTTGGCGGCTACACGCTGCGGGGCAGCTCCATCTTCG GGCTGGCCCCCTTCAAGGCCCAGGACGGCAAGTCGTACACGTCCATCCTGTATGGCAATGGCCCCGGCTACGTGCTGAAGTCTGGCAACCGACCCAAAGTCACGGAGGTTGAGAGCG GTGCCCGCACCTACAAGCAGCAGGCGGCTGTGCCTCTGTCGTCGGAGACGCACGGAGGCGAGGACGTGGCGGTGTTTGCACGCGGCCCGCAGGCGCACCTGGTGCACGGGGTGCAGGAGCAGAACTACATCGCGCATGTCATGGCCTTCGCCGCCTGCCTGGAGC